The Oncorhynchus kisutch isolate 150728-3 unplaced genomic scaffold, Okis_V2 Okis07a-Okis12b_hom, whole genome shotgun sequence genome includes a region encoding these proteins:
- the LOC116360127 gene encoding uncharacterized protein LOC116360127 gives MRSFLQCLPYISQLRLCVGYGEEKKKKAWTVLSKLSVAAAEFDTETGENILKTLSSMCRYTYGEDDDDDGDDGNDPFRESDFLLDLYSHVKDYETQTGRSVLPALQPVYQSAPAVWSIDLSERKASLLLEVLKLQPEKKPVELKDWSDEESEVRSFLQCLPYISQLSCGDDRFFQTVCESIPVKSREEDQQLASLLQALGSTLSLGGELPRKTCRSVGRVLGLCASRVDLTLTPSKISLQGAALLLRHESKLHKLRLSVGMAVKLSRLVRRKGRGATPLTVPELSLVLKSSQPLERVLSRALSSVASLLRLWRVQCLDLTDFCIQGHSLIALLCHQGPLSLRLNSDTLQQLTIVVYEAQDKDLTQWFLEKVGGDLTSCRLDWEVLLSLLQHSTHNITVDLRKNRLLEKNSSDLLPFLGRVTLKRFSSSFVKSSIRQIYDSRDSACVSSLLRSSDHWINLNSRELDRVDCTALCFTLQHSHQVKVNLLWTSIPPGEIESILPLLDRVSQLSVDRRLLLSFLQCCAASQVQQGEPSSPPTAVWLLRSLHYRLDFSCSSSVDLSAQDQGEALCLTTDHCRAINSVLKQNQHGTQLVQNQVQLILRQCEVEDRALRELLPILNIVKLSPSKALLLQLLDLVCEGIEEGLLSHAESLCRALDGELDLSETRLDQNACGSLALVLEHSEGLSELDLSHCQLTDHQLQPLITHLHKVQVLDLSHNDITDALTDRILQMVSTNTSIHTVRLFNNKIQDRRPFLTDKRFEIW, from the exons ATGAGGAGTTTCCTTCAGTGTCTGCCCTACATCTCACAGCTGAG GTTGTGTGTTGGTTATggtgaagagaagaagaagaaggcctGGACAGTTCTGTCTAAACTCAGTGTTGCTGCAGCTGAGTTTgatacagagacaggagagaataTCTTAAAGACATTATCCTCCATGTGCAGATACACATAtggtgaagatgatgatgatgatggtgatgatggtaatgatCCATTTAGAGAGAGTGATTTCCTGCTGGATCTGTACTCACATGTGAAGGACTATGAGACTCAAACAGGCAGGAGTGTCCTTCCAGCATTACAGCCAGTTTACCAGTCAGCTCCTGCAGTCTGGTCCATAGACCTCTCAGAGAGAAAGGCCTCCCTCCTCCTAGAAGTGCTGAAACTCCAACCAGAGAAGAAACCAGTAGAGCTGAAGGACTGGTCAGATGAAGAGAGTGAAGTGAGGAGTTTCCTTCAGTGTCTGCCCTACATCTCACAGCTGAG CTGTGGTGATGACAGGTTCTTCCAGACTGTGTGTGAATCCATCCCTGTGAAGTCCAGAGAGGAGGACCAGCAGTTGGCCTCTCTCCTCCAGGCCTTGGGCTCCACCCTGTCACTGGGAGGAGAGTTACCCAGGAAAACCTGCAGGTCTGTGGGGAGAGTCCTGGGTCTCTGTGCCTCAAGAGTGGACCTCACTCTCACCCCCAGCAAGATCTCTCTCCAAGGAGCCGCACTTCTTTTGAGACATGAGTCAAAGCTCCACAAGCTCAG GCTGAGTGTGGGTATGGCAGTGAAACTGTCCAGATTGGttaggaggaaagggagaggtgcAACTCCACTGACTGTCCCAGAACTCTCCCTGGTCCTAAAGAGCAGCCAGCCTCTAGAGAGAGTGTTATCCAGGGCTCTGAGTAGTGTGGCGTCCCTGCTGAGACTCTGGAGAGTTCAGTGTCTGGACCTGACTGACTTCTGCATCCAGGGTCACTCTCTCATTGCACTGCTGTGTCACcagggacctctctctctcag actgaactcAGACACTCTGCAGCAGctgactatagttgtgtatgaaGCTCAGGACAAGGACTTGACTCAGTGGTTCCTGGAGAAGGTTGGTGGAGACCTGACCTCCTGCAGGCTGGACTGGGAAGTGCTTCTATCTCTGCtgcagcattcaacccacaacATCACTGTGGACCTCAGGAAGAACCGGCTTCTAGAGAAGAACAGCTCAGATCTTCTCCCCTTTCTGGGAAGGGTTACTCTCAAGAG GTTCAGTTCCAGCTTTGTAAAGTCCTCCATCAGACAGATCTATGACAGTAGAGACAGTGCCTGTGTGTCCAGTTTGTTGAGGTCTTCAGACCATTGGATCAACCTGAACAGCAGAGAGCTGGACAGAGTGGACTGTACCGCTCTGTGTTTTACCCTGCAGCACAGCCACCAAGTCAAAGTCAACCTGCTGTGGACCTCCATACCACCGGGGGAGATAGAGAGCATCCTGCCTCTTctggacagagtctcccaactCAG tgttgaCAGGAGGTTACTGCTGAGTTTCCTACAGTGCTGTGCTGCCTCTCAGGTCCAGCAGGGggaaccatcatcaccaccaacagCAGTATGGCTGCTCAGGTCTCTGCACTACAGACTGgacttctcctgctcctcctctgtggACCTGTCAGCTCAGGACCAGGGGGAGGCTCTGTGTCTGACTACTGACCATTGCAGGGCCATCAACTCTGTTCTGAAGCAGAACCAACACGGCACCCAGCTGGTTCAGAACCAGGTCCAGCTCATCCTAAGACAATGTGAGGTGGAGGACAGAGCACTGAGGGAGCTGCTTCCCATCCTGAATATTGTCAAGCTGAG TCCCAGCAAAGCTCTGCTACTTCAGCTGCTGGACCTTGTGTGTGAGGGGATTGAAGAGGGGCTGCTGAGTCATGCAGAGTCCCTGTGCAGAGCCCTGGATGGGGAGCTGGACCTCAGTGAGACCAGGCTGGACCAGAATGCCTGTGGATCTCTGGCCCTGGTTCTGGAACACTCAGAGGGTCTGTCAGAACTGGACCTCAGCCACTGTCAACTCACAGACCACCAGCTACAGCCCCTGATCACACACCTGCATAAAGTACAAGTCCTGGA cctgagccacaatgacatcactgatGCTCTGACTGACAGAATACTCCAAATGGTTTCTACCAACACTTCAATACACACCGTACG ACTCTTCAACAACAAAATCCAGGACAGAAGACCCTTCCTGACAGACAAGAGATTTGAGATCTGGTGA